A genomic segment from Modestobacter roseus encodes:
- a CDS encoding DUF1059 domain-containing protein produces the protein MKEFDCADVVPGCGASFRAPTAEELLLHGRVHAEHGHGKVAADMPAVDVAVGRAIRDVA, from the coding sequence GTGAAGGAGTTCGACTGCGCCGACGTCGTCCCCGGTTGCGGAGCCAGCTTCCGCGCCCCGACGGCGGAGGAGCTGCTGCTGCACGGCCGCGTGCACGCCGAGCACGGCCACGGCAAGGTGGCCGCGGACATGCCCGCGGTCGACGTGGCCGTGGGCCGCGCGATCCGCGACGTCGCCTGA